From Pseudomonas putida, one genomic window encodes:
- a CDS encoding Gfo/Idh/MocA family protein: MNSPLRIALIGAGIMGRQHYQHLSQVPQAQLCAVADPGPQAEAFAAECGVAYFADHRQMLQAVRPEAVIVANPNNLHVATALDCVEAGVPVLLEKPVGVHLDEVRALVEASRRCGVPVLVGHHRRHNPLIASARSVIAEGALGRLVNVTALWQLQKPDSYFDTPWRREPGAGFLLTNLIHDLDLLRYLCGEVVQVQAFTRNQVRGFANEDSAAVLLEFANGALGSLTGSDAVAAPWSWELSSGESPVYPRQADQPCYLLAGTRGALSIPQLKHWQYAEPNSGWHTPLLQRDVGIPAGAALTLQLQHFVRVARGQEAPLTDAADGGRTLALIEAIRQAAASGRACTPEIIV, from the coding sequence TTGAACTCACCCCTTCGCATCGCCCTGATTGGCGCCGGTATCATGGGACGCCAGCATTACCAGCACCTGAGCCAGGTACCGCAAGCCCAGTTATGCGCGGTGGCCGACCCCGGCCCCCAGGCTGAAGCCTTTGCCGCCGAGTGCGGGGTGGCGTATTTCGCCGATCACCGGCAGATGCTGCAGGCTGTGCGGCCCGAGGCCGTGATCGTGGCCAATCCGAACAACCTGCACGTGGCCACTGCCCTCGATTGTGTTGAAGCCGGCGTGCCGGTGCTGCTGGAAAAGCCGGTAGGGGTGCACCTGGATGAAGTGCGTGCGCTGGTGGAGGCGTCGCGCCGCTGCGGCGTGCCGGTGCTGGTCGGCCACCACCGGCGGCATAACCCCCTGATTGCCAGCGCGCGCAGCGTGATCGCCGAAGGGGCCTTGGGCCGATTGGTCAACGTCACCGCGCTGTGGCAGTTGCAAAAACCCGACAGCTATTTCGACACACCGTGGCGCCGCGAGCCCGGCGCCGGCTTTCTGCTGACCAACCTGATCCACGACCTGGACCTGCTGCGCTACCTGTGCGGTGAGGTGGTACAGGTGCAGGCGTTCACCCGTAACCAGGTGCGCGGGTTTGCCAACGAGGACAGCGCGGCAGTGCTGCTGGAGTTCGCCAACGGTGCCCTGGGCAGCTTGACTGGCTCCGACGCGGTGGCAGCGCCGTGGAGCTGGGAGCTGAGCTCGGGTGAAAGTCCTGTCTATCCGCGCCAGGCGGACCAACCCTGTTACTTGCTGGCCGGCACCCGGGGGGCGCTGAGCATCCCCCAGCTCAAGCACTGGCAATACGCCGAGCCAAACTCGGGCTGGCATACACCGCTGCTGCAGCGTGACGTGGGTATTCCGGCGGGTGCGGCACTGACCCTGCAGTTGCAGCACTTTGTCCGTGTTGCCCGTGGGCAGGAAGCGCCGCTGACCGATGCCGCTGACGGTGGCCGCACCCTGGCGTTGATCGAGGCGATCCGCCAGGCAGCCGCCAGCGGCCGGGCTTGCACGCCAGAGATCATCGTGTGA
- a CDS encoding shikimate dehydrogenase family protein codes for MIKGSTALVAIVGTPIAQVKSPENFNTWFSNNGHDLAMLPIDLQHAALDAFIDTLRGWRNLRGCVVTVPYKQAFATRLDGLSERAAALGSVNVVRRENDGRLYGDNVDGAGFLGAARKHGFAPAGKRVLIVGCGGVGSAIAYALGEAGVAQITLADPETPRATALAGLLGKAFPGVGSTTAYSTLDAFDLVVNASPVGMGGTGELPLPAALLGTLKSTTLVADVVTSPEITPLLQHARERGCAVQTGAQMAFAQLGHLGAFMGVTPLEI; via the coding sequence ATGATCAAAGGTTCGACAGCGCTGGTCGCCATCGTCGGCACGCCCATCGCCCAGGTGAAATCGCCTGAAAACTTCAATACCTGGTTCAGCAACAATGGCCATGATTTGGCCATGCTGCCCATCGACTTGCAGCATGCCGCGCTGGACGCGTTTATCGACACCTTGCGCGGCTGGCGCAACCTGCGCGGTTGCGTGGTGACCGTGCCTTACAAGCAGGCATTTGCCACCCGCCTGGACGGCCTGAGCGAACGCGCAGCGGCCCTGGGCTCGGTGAACGTGGTACGGCGTGAAAACGACGGCCGCCTGTATGGTGACAACGTGGACGGCGCGGGCTTTCTGGGCGCAGCACGCAAGCACGGCTTCGCCCCTGCGGGCAAGCGAGTGCTGATCGTCGGTTGCGGTGGCGTCGGCAGTGCCATCGCCTACGCACTGGGTGAGGCCGGGGTTGCCCAGATCACCCTCGCCGACCCCGAAACGCCTCGCGCCACAGCGCTTGCCGGCCTGCTGGGCAAGGCCTTCCCTGGCGTCGGCAGCACCACCGCATACAGCACGCTGGACGCCTTCGACCTGGTGGTCAACGCCTCGCCCGTGGGCATGGGCGGCACGGGCGAACTGCCGCTGCCCGCTGCACTGCTGGGCACGCTCAAAAGCACCACGCTGGTAGCCGACGTTGTCACTTCGCCCGAAATCACCCCGCTGCTGCAACACGCGCGTGAACGCGGCTGCGCGGTGCAGACGGGCGCGCAAATGGCCTTTGCGCAACTTGGCCACCTGGGCGCCTTCATGGGCGTAACGCCACTGGAGATCTGA
- a CDS encoding sugar phosphate isomerase/epimerase family protein — translation MTDRIFSLAALTVLELSPPAMVEAAARAGYSHVGLRLVPATSEEQHFPLVSDAELRRQTQARLRDTGIKVLDLEILRLEPDTCVADFEPMLAVGAELGGSELLVAGNDSNEARLTERFAELCDLAAGYGIHPHLEFMPWTDVRDLQQAMRIVAKADRPNGCVLVDAFHFNRSGSSLDDLARLAPQRMRYAQLCDVAGPVPADMDEILRQARNERRFPGEGDADLAGLLRGLPASVPLSLEIPTRQLLVQGVSGEQRARMALEKARAVLASM, via the coding sequence ATGACTGATCGAATCTTTTCCCTGGCCGCGCTCACCGTACTGGAGCTGTCACCCCCGGCGATGGTCGAAGCCGCCGCCCGTGCCGGTTACAGCCACGTTGGCCTGCGCCTGGTGCCAGCGACCAGCGAAGAGCAGCACTTCCCGCTAGTGAGCGACGCCGAGCTGCGCCGCCAGACCCAGGCGCGCCTGCGTGACACCGGTATCAAAGTCCTGGATCTGGAAATCCTGCGCCTTGAGCCCGACACCTGCGTGGCCGATTTCGAGCCGATGCTGGCGGTCGGTGCCGAGCTGGGCGGCAGCGAACTGCTGGTTGCCGGTAACGACTCGAATGAGGCGCGCCTCACCGAACGCTTCGCGGAACTGTGCGACCTGGCGGCCGGCTACGGTATTCATCCGCATCTGGAGTTCATGCCCTGGACCGACGTCCGCGACCTGCAACAGGCCATGCGCATCGTTGCCAAGGCAGACCGCCCGAACGGTTGCGTGCTGGTGGATGCCTTTCACTTCAACCGCTCCGGGTCGTCGCTCGACGACCTGGCGCGGCTGGCCCCGCAGCGCATGCGCTACGCCCAGTTGTGCGACGTGGCTGGGCCGGTTCCGGCCGACATGGATGAAATCCTGCGCCAGGCCCGTAACGAGCGGCGTTTCCCGGGGGAGGGTGATGCCGACCTGGCGGGGCTGTTGCGTGGGTTGCCAGCGAGCGTTCCGCTAAGCCTGGAGATTCCCACGCGGCAACTGCTGGTGCAGGGTGTCAGTGGCGAGCAGCGTGCGCGGATGGCGCTGGAGAAGGCCCGGGCGGTGCTGGCATCGATGTGA
- a CDS encoding YegJ family protein has protein sequence MTEHVIYSVEGESQALKEAVASAQATFKFFWRELSWEARRIVKCLDMAAVKMSFVLDPDNPDIPAVENMWVTDIDFDGQTITGVLLNEPRWATEFKASDPVSLPFAALNDWMFVRDGRVYGGFTVDALRSSMAADERAEHDAAWGLDFGEPGSVELAPAADGQAPWLLTRALSTTADLQMLAALECTDHPMAVNMREKVEEGLRQYPEMISDYDDRGWLLLHREVLAGNYPVVHALLRHGADPRAANSQGQSAQALAAEAGWPRIAELLQCDMAQGGEPVASKGLPLWPIGLSLVALALAWLYYLIVVPLRAVWAGRGAEVASTWDFVGAILLLSVGVASCTGPWYIRLRLRTPQWGASRALDVGAITGAVVLAWVLHDQLLRYVSGSY, from the coding sequence ATGACGGAACACGTTATCTACAGCGTTGAAGGTGAAAGCCAGGCACTCAAGGAAGCCGTGGCCAGCGCCCAGGCAACCTTCAAGTTCTTCTGGCGGGAGTTGTCATGGGAGGCGCGCAGGATCGTGAAGTGCCTCGATATGGCCGCCGTCAAAATGTCCTTCGTGCTTGATCCGGATAACCCTGACATACCTGCAGTCGAGAACATGTGGGTGACGGACATTGACTTCGATGGGCAGACGATCACCGGGGTGTTGCTGAACGAGCCCCGCTGGGCAACTGAGTTCAAGGCCTCTGACCCGGTGTCATTGCCTTTTGCCGCACTCAATGACTGGATGTTCGTCCGCGATGGTCGTGTCTACGGCGGTTTCACCGTCGATGCCTTGCGTAGCAGCATGGCGGCTGATGAACGTGCCGAGCATGACGCCGCCTGGGGGCTGGACTTTGGTGAGCCTGGCAGCGTCGAACTGGCACCTGCCGCGGACGGCCAGGCGCCTTGGCTGCTCACTCGCGCGCTGAGCACCACGGCAGACCTGCAGATGTTGGCGGCGCTGGAATGTACAGACCACCCGATGGCAGTGAACATGCGCGAAAAGGTCGAAGAAGGCCTGCGGCAATACCCCGAGATGATCAGCGACTACGACGACCGGGGCTGGTTGCTGCTGCACCGGGAGGTGCTGGCGGGCAACTACCCGGTGGTACATGCATTGCTGCGTCACGGGGCTGACCCTCGGGCAGCGAACAGCCAAGGCCAGAGTGCGCAGGCATTGGCAGCTGAAGCAGGCTGGCCACGGATTGCCGAGTTGTTGCAATGCGATATGGCTCAGGGGGGCGAGCCGGTCGCCAGCAAAGGGTTGCCATTATGGCCGATCGGCTTGTCGCTGGTCGCGCTGGCCTTGGCCTGGCTTTATTACTTGATCGTTGTTCCCTTGCGTGCCGTGTGGGCGGGCCGTGGCGCTGAAGTGGCCAGTACCTGGGACTTTGTCGGTGCCATTCTCCTGCTGAGCGTCGGTGTCGCTTCTTGCACAGGCCCCTGGTATATCAGGCTGCGCCTGCGCACCCCGCAATGGGGAGCGAGCCGGGCGCTGGATGTCGGTGCCATTACAGGCGCCGTTGTTCTTGCCTGGGTGCTGCACGATCAATTGCTGCGCTACGTTAGCGGGTCTTATTAA
- a CDS encoding IclR family transcriptional regulator produces the protein MAGSQIERAFSLVESLAAEPQGLALQTLADRLEIPKSAAHRMLADLTRLGYVRQNRDNNRYQLSAKLVALGFRYLSSSGADIIQPILDRLAQDSGELVRLGVIDGARQTWIAKSQGARSGLRYDPDMGRDAPLFYTASGHAWLASLSDDEALQMVLRQGIADPEQFGPNAPRSTEQLLGYLAGARQRGYAWVEQTSAVGTSALAAVVRRSHGNDVIGVLSIAGPSARLSQARLPELAPLLLAAVEELSEASQASELFA, from the coding sequence ATGGCTGGTAGTCAGATCGAACGCGCCTTCAGTCTTGTAGAAAGCCTTGCCGCCGAGCCCCAGGGGCTGGCCCTGCAAACCCTCGCTGACCGGCTGGAGATCCCCAAGAGCGCCGCCCACCGCATGCTCGCCGACCTTACGCGCCTGGGCTACGTCCGCCAGAACCGTGACAACAACCGCTACCAACTGTCGGCCAAGCTGGTGGCGTTGGGCTTTCGCTACCTGTCCAGCAGCGGCGCTGACATCATCCAGCCGATCCTCGACCGCCTGGCTCAGGACAGCGGAGAGTTGGTGCGCCTGGGCGTTATCGACGGCGCCCGCCAGACCTGGATCGCCAAATCCCAGGGCGCCCGTTCCGGGTTGCGTTACGACCCGGACATGGGCCGCGATGCGCCCCTGTTCTACACCGCCTCGGGGCATGCCTGGCTGGCCAGCCTCAGTGATGACGAGGCGTTGCAGATGGTCCTGCGCCAGGGCATTGCCGACCCCGAGCAGTTCGGCCCCAACGCCCCGCGCTCCACTGAACAGCTGCTGGGCTACCTGGCTGGCGCCCGTCAGCGGGGGTATGCCTGGGTCGAGCAAACCTCGGCAGTCGGCACTTCGGCCCTGGCTGCAGTGGTGCGCCGGTCGCATGGCAACGACGTCATTGGTGTGCTGAGCATTGCCGGCCCCAGTGCGCGCCTTTCCCAGGCGCGCTTGCCGGAGCTGGCGCCGCTGTTGTTGGCGGCGGTGGAGGAATTGTCGGAGGCCAGCCAGGCGAGCGAGTTGTTCGCTTGA
- a CDS encoding NIPSNAP family protein — MYYEMRTYTLDPLKMADWLALYQSHALAVQREHLGNLVGFFTSEFGEVNQVVHIWGYASLDERSERRAAMAADPRWAQFSRLNRELGAVLRLQSRLLRPTGFSPLQ, encoded by the coding sequence ATGTACTACGAAATGAGAACCTACACCCTCGACCCACTGAAAATGGCTGACTGGCTGGCCCTCTACCAAAGCCACGCCCTGGCGGTGCAACGCGAACACCTGGGCAACCTGGTCGGTTTCTTCACCAGCGAATTCGGTGAGGTGAATCAGGTGGTGCACATCTGGGGTTATGCCAGCCTGGACGAGCGCAGCGAACGGCGCGCGGCGATGGCAGCGGACCCACGCTGGGCCCAGTTCTCGCGGCTCAACCGTGAACTGGGCGCTGTACTGCGCCTGCAATCACGCCTGCTGCGGCCTACCGGCTTCTCGCCGCTGCAGTGA
- a CDS encoding FAD-dependent oxidoreductase, with protein MPTDNLQAECDVLVIGSGAAGLAAAVTAAWHGQRVTLVEKDAVFGGATAWSGGWAWVPRNPLARRAGIEEDIEQPRTYLRNELGAHYDAQRIDAFLEACPHMVAFFEQHTALQFADGNAIPDMHGDTPGAAIGGHQVIAAPYDARQLGALLPRLRRTLRETSFMGMPIMAGADLAAFLNMTRSPRAFWHVCKRFARHLYHLARHGRAMHLVNGVALVARLAKSAEDLGVRLLESAPAKRLLMEDGHVRGAVIATAQGDLTLRANAVVLAAGGFAHDPERRRQLFPRDASGHDNLALPPRSCSGDGLRLGEAAGGVVATDLKSAVAWAPVSKVAHRDGSVGHFPHIIERGKPGIIGVLANGKRFVNEAHGYYDYVAAMLDALPQEEEACSWLICDHRFLRRYGLGHARPAPLPVGPHLRSGYLKRGASLEMLARACGIDPAELSATVAEYNRHARQGQDPEFGRGSTPFNRKQGDPHHKGPNPCVAPIEHGPFYAVKVQPGCFGTFAGLRTDGHARVLDEQGQPIGGLYAAGTDMASVFGGWYPSGGINLGPALTFGYVAGRHIAGAQAYE; from the coding sequence ATGCCCACCGACAACTTGCAAGCCGAATGCGATGTACTGGTCATTGGCTCTGGCGCCGCCGGGCTGGCCGCTGCCGTCACGGCAGCCTGGCATGGGCAACGGGTTACCCTCGTGGAAAAAGACGCGGTGTTTGGCGGCGCCACTGCCTGGTCCGGCGGATGGGCCTGGGTGCCGCGCAACCCGCTGGCGCGTCGTGCCGGTATCGAGGAAGACATCGAGCAACCTCGCACGTACCTGCGCAACGAACTGGGCGCCCATTACGACGCGCAGCGCATCGACGCCTTCCTTGAAGCCTGCCCGCACATGGTCGCCTTTTTCGAGCAACATACGGCCCTGCAGTTCGCCGATGGCAACGCCATCCCCGACATGCACGGCGATACCCCTGGCGCCGCCATCGGTGGGCACCAGGTCATCGCCGCCCCCTATGATGCCCGCCAGCTGGGTGCGCTGTTGCCCCGCTTGCGCAGGACCCTGCGCGAAACCTCGTTCATGGGCATGCCGATCATGGCCGGCGCCGACCTCGCCGCCTTTTTGAACATGACCCGCTCCCCCCGCGCCTTCTGGCATGTGTGCAAACGCTTCGCTCGCCACCTGTACCACCTCGCCCGCCATGGCCGGGCCATGCACCTGGTCAACGGTGTGGCACTGGTGGCGCGCCTGGCCAAGTCGGCTGAAGACCTGGGCGTGCGCCTGCTCGAGTCTGCGCCGGCCAAACGCCTGCTGATGGAGGACGGTCATGTGCGTGGCGCGGTGATCGCCACCGCGCAGGGCGACCTCACCCTGCGCGCCAACGCCGTGGTGCTGGCGGCCGGTGGCTTTGCCCATGACCCCGAGCGGCGCCGGCAATTGTTCCCGCGTGATGCCAGTGGCCACGACAACCTCGCGCTGCCGCCGCGGTCGTGCTCCGGGGACGGCCTGCGCCTTGGTGAAGCCGCCGGCGGCGTGGTGGCCACCGACCTGAAGTCGGCGGTCGCCTGGGCCCCGGTGTCGAAGGTCGCGCACCGTGATGGCAGCGTCGGCCACTTCCCGCACATCATCGAACGGGGCAAGCCCGGCATCATCGGTGTGCTGGCCAACGGCAAGCGCTTCGTCAACGAGGCGCACGGCTATTACGACTATGTCGCAGCCATGCTCGACGCCCTACCGCAGGAAGAAGAAGCCTGTTCGTGGCTGATCTGCGACCATCGCTTCCTGCGCCGCTACGGCCTTGGCCATGCCCGCCCCGCCCCGCTGCCAGTGGGGCCGCACCTGCGCAGCGGCTATCTCAAGCGCGGCGCCAGCCTGGAAATGCTGGCCCGCGCCTGCGGCATCGACCCTGCGGAGTTGAGCGCCACGGTCGCCGAGTACAACCGCCACGCACGCCAAGGCCAGGACCCTGAATTCGGGCGCGGCAGCACCCCGTTCAACCGCAAACAGGGCGACCCGCACCACAAGGGGCCCAACCCCTGCGTCGCGCCGATCGAGCACGGCCCGTTCTACGCGGTAAAGGTGCAGCCCGGCTGCTTTGGCACCTTCGCGGGCCTGCGCACCGACGGGCACGCACGTGTGCTGGATGAACAGGGCCAGCCCATCGGCGGCCTGTATGCCGCGGGCACCGACATGGCCAGCGTATTCGGCGGCTGGTACCCGTCCGGGGGTATCAACCTGGGGCCGGCGCTGACGTTCGGTTATGTGGCCGGCCGGCATATCGCCGGGGCCCAGGCGTATGAGTAA
- a CDS encoding FAD-dependent oxidoreductase: MPPIENAQAVYDLVVLGSGAGGLAAAATASRLGLKVLVVEKAEHFGGTSAISGGAAWLYGSDQARTAGAQDSPEAVTTYLKSIIGAGYNGELVDAFIARGHQALRWLEHNTELRYALRPHSPDYYPDAPGATAFGRALEMVEYDGRRLGPRFKDLKMPPPGMLLFGAMMVNREDIQHFLSLRRSPRSLWHCLKLMARYALDRVRHHRGTRLTTGNALVARLASTAFAHGAQLWLRSEAQALIVEHGTVTGVVVQHEGRRTQVHARGGVVCAMGGFAAGALAAAHRPDPDAPHLTMSPAGNDGAALRLAQAVDAAQGEGLAANFFWAPVSERRHASGERERFPHLVTDRAKPGVIALDPAGRRFVNESNSYHHFVQAMFANGISSCWLVCDAEAMNRYGLGLARPKPVDNTALIEAGYLHRAGSVQGLAQAIGVSAQVLQETLERFNADARSGIDRQFDKGGNSYNRYMGDPQHKPNPCLAPLAKAPFYAIRLHTGDLGSARGLVTDANANVLNRAGAPIVGLYAVGNDMNSLMNGTYPGPGITLGPALTFGWIAASHIAERLQAHSPDTETLPCTTK, translated from the coding sequence ATGCCCCCTATCGAAAACGCGCAAGCGGTGTACGACCTGGTGGTGCTTGGCAGTGGCGCCGGTGGCCTGGCTGCCGCCGCCACGGCATCGCGCCTGGGCCTGAAGGTGCTGGTGGTGGAAAAGGCCGAACACTTTGGCGGTACCTCGGCGATCTCCGGGGGTGCTGCGTGGTTGTATGGCTCGGATCAGGCGCGCACCGCCGGTGCGCAGGACTCACCCGAGGCCGTCACGACCTACCTGAAAAGCATCATCGGTGCCGGCTACAACGGCGAACTGGTGGACGCCTTCATCGCGCGCGGGCACCAGGCGCTGCGCTGGCTGGAACACAACACCGAACTGCGCTACGCCCTGCGCCCGCACTCGCCGGACTATTACCCGGACGCACCCGGCGCCACCGCGTTTGGCCGTGCGCTGGAAATGGTCGAGTACGACGGCCGCCGGCTCGGCCCACGCTTCAAGGACCTGAAAATGCCACCGCCGGGCATGCTGTTGTTCGGCGCGATGATGGTCAACCGCGAGGACATTCAGCACTTTTTGAGCCTGCGTCGCTCCCCGCGGTCACTGTGGCATTGCCTGAAACTGATGGCGCGCTACGCACTGGACCGGGTTCGCCATCACCGTGGCACGCGCCTGACCACGGGGAACGCACTGGTGGCGCGCCTGGCCAGCACCGCCTTCGCCCACGGCGCACAGCTGTGGTTGCGCAGCGAAGCGCAGGCACTGATCGTCGAACACGGCACGGTCACCGGCGTGGTGGTGCAGCATGAGGGCCGCCGCACGCAAGTCCATGCCCGCGGTGGGGTGGTCTGCGCCATGGGCGGGTTTGCTGCGGGTGCACTGGCGGCGGCCCACCGCCCGGACCCTGACGCGCCACACCTGACCATGTCCCCCGCTGGCAACGACGGTGCTGCGCTGCGCCTTGCCCAGGCGGTGGATGCCGCCCAGGGCGAGGGCTTGGCGGCCAATTTCTTCTGGGCGCCGGTTTCCGAGCGGCGCCATGCCAGTGGAGAGCGCGAGCGCTTCCCGCACCTGGTCACCGACCGCGCCAAGCCCGGCGTCATTGCGCTCGACCCGGCCGGGCGGCGCTTCGTCAACGAATCCAACTCCTATCACCACTTCGTACAGGCCATGTTCGCCAATGGCATCAGCAGCTGCTGGCTGGTCTGTGACGCCGAGGCCATGAACCGCTACGGCCTGGGCCTGGCACGGCCCAAACCGGTGGACAACACGGCCCTGATCGAAGCCGGCTACCTGCACCGCGCCGGTTCAGTGCAAGGGCTGGCACAGGCCATCGGCGTGTCGGCGCAGGTGCTGCAGGAAACCCTGGAGCGCTTCAACGCCGACGCCCGCAGCGGCATCGACCGGCAATTCGACAAGGGCGGCAACAGCTACAACCGTTACATGGGCGACCCGCAACACAAGCCCAACCCATGCCTGGCGCCACTGGCCAAGGCCCCGTTCTACGCCATCCGCCTGCACACCGGCGACCTGGGCTCGGCGCGCGGCCTGGTGACCGATGCCAACGCCAATGTACTCAACCGCGCCGGTGCGCCGATCGTTGGCTTGTATGCCGTCGGCAACGACATGAACTCATTGATGAATGGCACCTATCCGGGCCCCGGGATCACGCTGGGCCCTGCCCTCACCTTCGGCTGGATCGCTGCCAGCCATATCGCTGAACGCCTGCAAGCCCACAGCCCTGACACGGAGACGCTTCCATGTACTACGAAATGA
- a CDS encoding TIGR02450 family Trp-rich protein, which produces MNRFNPDKLKLSKWTARHPTNREKHFLVTDLERDEEGHVLRVELEAVHSKRSQWLDWQVLRDPEVWLMGWQ; this is translated from the coding sequence ATGAACCGCTTCAACCCGGACAAATTGAAACTCTCGAAATGGACAGCGCGACACCCCACGAACCGTGAAAAACACTTCCTGGTGACCGACCTGGAACGGGATGAAGAGGGGCATGTACTGCGTGTAGAACTGGAAGCGGTGCACAGCAAGCGCAGCCAGTGGCTGGACTGGCAGGTGCTGCGTGACCCTGAGGTATGGCTGATGGGCTGGCAGTGA
- a CDS encoding CsbD family protein produces MSSTSDKVKGLANEAIGKVKQAVGRATGNTELEVKGKVQEKKGEAQQVVGDVKDAVSKD; encoded by the coding sequence ATGAGCAGCACTTCGGACAAAGTAAAAGGCTTGGCCAACGAAGCCATCGGCAAGGTCAAGCAAGCCGTAGGCAGGGCCACTGGCAACACGGAACTGGAGGTCAAAGGCAAGGTGCAGGAGAAAAAAGGCGAAGCGCAGCAGGTAGTCGGTGACGTCAAGGACGCCGTCAGCAAGGATTGA
- a CDS encoding FAD-dependent oxidoreductase: protein MQPLECDVLVIGSGASGLAAAVTAAHHGLKVIVAEKAPRLGGTSAWSGGWLWIPSNPLAVAEGLVETADAAQRYLRAQTRVAELDARQLAFLRHGPAMVAFFQQHTCVQFQCGAKLPDMHEGDGSARGGRALCALPYDGRLLGPWIHRLRPPLDIVSLGGMGIAGGMDMAAFFNARQSPRAAWHVAKRLLRHGRDLLLHRRGLQLVNGNALVARLLRSALDLGVTLLTDKAAIALLGDARITGAHCADGQRIHARRGVVLACGGFAHDRQRIAQLMPHAPDGVGHYSAAPPENSGDGLRLGEQAGAQVGTNLAHAGAWAPVSQVPRNDGSVGHFPHLIDRAKPGFIAVRSDGRRFANEADCYHDFMNALFAATPEGESYEAWLICDHAAQRRYGIGWAKPFPFPARFYERRGYLLRGNDLAQLAARSGIDGQQLQRTVARFNQQAAQGVDPDFGRGASAYNRAQGEPQQAPNPSLRPLLHGPFYAVKLLPGSLGTFAGLGTDASARVLDDAGQAIPGLFAVGNDMHSIMGGHYPSGGITLGPGMTFGYLAGLALCGLPQPERDCSGVGAAASTSL, encoded by the coding sequence ATGCAACCCCTTGAGTGTGACGTACTTGTCATCGGCTCCGGTGCCAGCGGCCTGGCTGCGGCGGTTACCGCCGCGCACCATGGCCTCAAGGTGATCGTGGCAGAAAAAGCCCCCCGGCTCGGCGGCACCAGCGCCTGGTCGGGCGGTTGGCTATGGATACCGAGCAACCCCCTGGCCGTGGCCGAAGGCCTGGTCGAAACCGCTGATGCAGCGCAGCGCTACCTGCGCGCCCAAACCCGCGTAGCGGAACTGGACGCACGTCAACTGGCGTTCCTGCGCCATGGCCCGGCGATGGTGGCGTTTTTCCAGCAGCACACGTGCGTGCAATTTCAGTGCGGTGCGAAGCTGCCCGACATGCATGAAGGCGACGGCAGCGCGCGCGGTGGTCGCGCCCTGTGTGCACTGCCCTATGACGGCCGCCTGCTCGGGCCCTGGATACACCGGCTGCGGCCACCGCTGGACATCGTCAGCCTGGGCGGCATGGGCATTGCCGGTGGCATGGACATGGCCGCTTTCTTCAATGCCCGGCAATCGCCCAGGGCGGCTTGGCATGTGGCCAAACGCCTGTTGCGTCACGGGCGCGATCTGTTGCTGCACCGGCGCGGCCTGCAACTGGTCAACGGCAACGCGCTGGTGGCCCGCCTGCTGCGCAGTGCCCTGGACCTGGGCGTCACGCTGCTGACCGACAAAGCGGCCATTGCCTTGCTGGGCGATGCACGCATCACCGGCGCGCACTGCGCCGATGGCCAGCGGATCCATGCGCGGCGTGGCGTGGTGCTGGCCTGTGGCGGTTTTGCCCATGACCGCCAGCGCATCGCACAGCTGATGCCGCACGCGCCCGACGGCGTTGGCCATTACTCTGCCGCGCCGCCGGAAAACAGCGGCGATGGCCTGCGCCTGGGCGAGCAGGCCGGCGCCCAGGTCGGCACCAACCTAGCCCATGCCGGTGCCTGGGCGCCGGTCTCGCAAGTGCCGCGTAACGATGGCAGCGTTGGCCATTTCCCGCACCTGATAGACCGCGCCAAGCCTGGTTTCATTGCAGTGCGCAGTGACGGTCGACGCTTTGCCAATGAAGCGGACTGCTACCACGACTTCATGAATGCCCTGTTCGCCGCTACGCCAGAGGGCGAATCCTATGAGGCCTGGTTGATCTGCGACCATGCCGCGCAGCGTCGGTATGGCATCGGCTGGGCAAAGCCGTTTCCCTTTCCTGCCCGCTTCTATGAACGGCGTGGCTACCTGTTGCGTGGCAACGACCTGGCGCAACTGGCCGCGCGCAGTGGCATCGATGGCCAGCAGTTGCAGCGCACGGTGGCGCGCTTCAACCAGCAGGCGGCGCAGGGTGTGGACCCTGACTTTGGGCGCGGCGCCTCGGCATACAACCGGGCGCAGGGTGAGCCGCAGCAGGCCCCGAACCCTTCGCTGCGGCCCCTGCTGCACGGGCCTTTCTATGCAGTGAAGTTGCTGCCGGGCAGCCTCGGGACCTTTGCCGGGCTGGGCACCGATGCTTCGGCCAGGGTGCTCGATGATGCAGGGCAAGCCATACCGGGGTTGTTTGCGGTGGGTAATGACATGCACAGCATCATGGGCGGGCATTACCCCAGTGGCGGTATCACGCTGGGGCCAGGGATGACTTTCGGATACCTCGCAGGCCTGGCGCTATGCGGGTTGCCGCAGCCGGAGCGGGACTGTTCCGGGGTTGGTGCGGCTGCCTCAACCAGTCTCTAG